The Castanea sativa cultivar Marrone di Chiusa Pesio chromosome 4, ASM4071231v1 sequence ACGTGAGAAGCTTAATGCCATGGTTGTTAAAGATGGTGGTGGGCAATTCGATGAAGAATTTCCCAGCAGAGTAAACCTCTTGCAATTGATGAATGCACTACGTGCAAGAGGTACTTTTAGGGGTGTGTCTTATGTTCAAGTGGAGATGAATGAGAATGGGGCTGAGGGTATGCTTGATTCTAGTTCTACCCACAATTTTGTTGCTGATCGAATGGTCCAACGGCTTGGTCTGAAAGTGAGCAAGTGTCTAAGTAAGATCAAGGCAGTAAACTTAGAGGAAAAACCTGTGTTGGGAATTGGTTATGGAGTGAAGTTTAAGGTTGGCGAGTGGATAGGAAAAGTGAATTTCCTAGTCGTGGAATTAGATGGCTTTGATGTAATTTTGGGTGATGAGTTCCTAATGGCTGCTAAGGCTGCCTTACTGCCTTTCATTGGAGTGTTGTTAATCCTTAATGAGAAACAACCATGCTATGTTCCTGTTAGGCGTGGGGTAGGAAATAACAAGATTAACAAGGAGAAAGAACCAATGGTTTCAGCCATGCAGGTTAAGCATGGGCCCAAGAAGGGTGAGATGACTTACTTGGCTACATTGATCGAGATGAAGTAGGACAAGTATGTTGAAGTTCCAGATGTTGTAGCTAGATTGTTGGAGGAGTTTGCTGATGTGATGCCTCAAGAATTGCCTAAAACCCTTCTACCAAGGCATGCTGTTAATCATAGGATCGAGTTGATTCTTGGATCAAAGCCTCCTTCAAAAGCCCTATACAGAATGTTCTCAATGGAGTTGGCTGAGATGAGAAAGCAGTTGATAGAATTGCTAGATGCAGGCTACATACAACCCTCTAAGGCTTCTTATGGTGTTCCTGTTCTGTTCCAGAAGAAGCAAGATGGCTTATTGCGGATGTGTGTGGACTATAGAGCCTTGAACAAAGTGACTGTGAAGAACAAGTATCCAGTCCCTTTGATCCAAGACCTCTTTGACAGATTGAGCAAAGCTGTTTACTTCATAAAGCTAGACTTGAGATCAGGTTATTGGCAAGTGAGGACTGTTGAAGGGGATGAGCCTAAGATTACTTGTGTGACTCGGTATGGTTCTCATGAGTTTTTAGTTATGCCTTTTAGTTTAACAAATGCCCCTGTTACATTCTGTAATTTGATGAATGATGTCTTTTATGAGTATGTGGATTGCTTTGTTGTGGTTTACTTAGATGATATAGTGATATATTGTGAATCCTTGAAGGATCACTTGGAACACCTTAGGAAGGTGTTGTCCAAACTGAGAGAACATCAATTGTATGTCAAGAAAGAGAAGTGTGAGTTTGCCCAGTAAGAGATTTTGTTCCTAGGGCATAAGGTCAGCAAAGGTCTAGAGATGGTGGATGAGAGGAAGGTGCAGGCTATTTTTGATAGGCTATTTTTGATTGGCCTCGACCAATTAAGGTTGTTGAGTTGCGGTCTTTCCTTGGATTGGCTAACTATTACAGAAAGTTTATTCAAGGGTATTCGAAGAAGGTGGCTCCTCTCACAAATTTGCTGAAAAAGGACAAGAAATGGGTGTGGACAGATGCATGTCAAGAAGCTTTTGAGAAGCTGAAGGTTGCTGTATTGAGTGAGTCGGTGCTGCGTCTACCAGATTTTGGATTGCCATTTGAAGTCCATACTGATACTTCTGACAAAGCAATTGGTAGTGTGCTAGTATAAGAGAAACATCATATTGTCTATGAGAGCAGGAAGTTAAATAAGGCAGAACAGAATTGTTTAGCTCATGAGAAAGAGATGATCGCAGTGGTGCATTGTTTGCTAGCATGACGTGTTTATCTGCTAGGGCCTAAGTTCAGGGTGAGAACAAACGATGTGGCTAATACCTTCTTTAACACACAAAAGAAGCTGTCACCCAAGCAAGCTAGGTGGCAGGAGTTGCTGCAAGAATATGATTTTGTGTGGGAGCATAAACCAGGCAAGCACAATGATGTGGCAGATGCACATAGCCGCAAACAAGTGCAAGAGTATGTGGCTCCCCTGACTAGAATGGAGTCAAATTTTGTGGACAGGATCAAGGAAAGTGCTAAGCTTGATGCAACCTATCAGAAGCTGGTGCAGGATGTGACTGCAGGCCTTGTGAAGTGTTATTAGCTTGAGGATGGGTTGTTGTGTGCCAAGGGTGGCAAGCTGTTTGTTCCAAATGGGAAGATCTGGAGAGAGTTGCTGAAGGAAACTCATGATCCACAATGGGCAGGACATCCGGGTAAGGATAGAATGTATGCATTACTGTCCAGTTCTTACTATTGGCCTAAGATGGAATTGTATATTGAGTTGTATGTGAAGACTTGTCTAGTTTGCCAGCAAGACAAGGGCTTAACTGAAAAGGAAGCAGGTCTACTACAACCTCTTCCTATACTAGAAAGTCCATGGATTTCGGTGTCAATGGATTTTATTATTGGTATGCCAAAAGTTAAGGGGATAGGTTTAGTATTCGTAGCGGTTGATCAATTCTCAAAGTATGCTGTTTTTATGGCTGCACCAAGCCCATGTACAGCAGAGGTAGCTGTTGATTTGTTCTATAAGAATGTGGTGAAATACTTTGGGCTGCCTGAAGTTATTGTAAGTGATAGGGACTCTCGATTTATTGGTTGATTTTGGACTGTTCTGTTTGGTTTAATGAGTTTAGAGTTGAAGTTTTCTACTGCTAATCACCCACAAACAAATGGAAAAACAGAAAGAATCAATGCTGTGTTAGAGGACTATTTGAGGCATTATGTGACTACCAGCTAGAAGGATTAACTAGACTTGTTGGATTCTGCACAGTTTATCTACAATCTATATAAGTTTTCATCAATTGGGATGAGTCCAATCGAGTTGGCAATGGGGTAGCAGCCTCTCACACCTCATGAGATTGCTAAGCAGCGTTTAGGGGGAAGGTGTCTAGCAGCATACATATTTTCCATCAACAAGCAAGAGTTGATGCAAGAGGCACAAGATAGCTTGTTGAAAGTGCAGAGGAGAATAAAGAAGTATGCTGATAAAGGGAGGAGGCCTCTTGAGTTCTAGGTTGGGGACAAGGTGCTGTTGAAATTGACATCGCagatttgaagaaaattcaGAAATGAGGCAATTCACAAAGGTTTTATTCCTAAATATGATGGTCTATTCTAGATTGTAAAGAGAGTTGGTGTTGTGGCTTACAAGTTGAAGCTTCCAGAAAGATTGCAAATTCATCCAACAATTCATGTGAGCTTCTTAAAGCCTTATTATAGGGATGCAGAAGATCTTGCAAGGAATGAGGCAAGGCGTGCCCCGCCTACTGTCATGGTTCAGTTTGATCAAGAAGTTGACAAAATTCTTGACAAGAAGGTGAGAGGTAAAAGAAAGGGAGGAAATATGATAACTTACTACTTAGTGAAGTGGAAAGGGGCGGCTGAATTAGAGGCAAGTTGGGAGAAAGCATCTACATTATGGTAGTTTAAGAAAGAGGTGAAGGCATTTGAGGATACCCTACCGACAAAGACGTTGGCTTCTTTTGGTGGGGGTGGTTTGTTAGGAGCTTTACGAGTTGCTGATGATGGCATGAGGAATTGGAGTGCTTGGGCAACATTAGGTCAGTCACTTGGCTATATGTTTTATCAACACACCAATGGCTCCTCATGCCTATCTAGTTAAGCTCCTAACTGCTCTTTGAGGGGGACAAGCCCAATCTTCCTGCTGGATTCAGAATGATGAGCATGGTAAGGGGCAGCATGTGGAGGCACCTTGCTCCACATGATACCCCAAGGCCATGTGGAGCAAGGTACGAGATATAGTGTTCAAGACAACGCTGTTTTGGGTTCAAGTCCATGGTATCCCAGTGCGCTTCATGACGAGGAAGGTAATTGAAGAAATATGTGATGTGCTGTCGCaagcaaccaaaaataaaacctatactcctaaaaatatatgtagtaaTGCGAGTAAGGATCGTTCCCACAGAAAGTATCTAGCCTAGTTTTATGCTACGTGAACAAGGATGGGGGGGGGTGTTTGagtataatgaaaattttttaagaaaaacaattaagaaacaatttaaattaaaatatcggattcaatcaaaaaaataaaccttGGTCTAAGTCAACATCCACCATCAGAATTTTACAACTAATCATCGATGCAAGTATATATCAATTCACACTTTGAATATTCACTGTTTGAACTATTTTCCTATTTCTCCTTAGTCAcagttaattagaaaacaagcaATCTAATTAGCCCTAACTACTAAACAACCCAAGACAAGCGCTAAAGGTTTAATCTAGTAGCAGCCTTAAGTATTAGAGAAATCGATGAAACTGAACAGCATAAACACAAGCGGTTGCATTTAATTTAGTCGAGTGTTCTTCCTAAGATCTAATCATTTTTTACGcagaaaatcattaaatcttggtCACTTCACAAATTAGAGGGATCAAACAATTACGAATTTGATATCTAACCTAGTAGTAGATTGCACCGAATAATAAACTAGTAGGCCTCCTAGTACTTAAATGAGACAATCATGAATATAGGCACAGAAGAACATCAAATATTCAAAGCAtaaattgaacaataaaaacaaattagattTCACAGTTTTATTAATTCTGAGGCTTCCGTTTCCTTTGACAAAGTATAAAAGTTTTAGCCACACAGAGCCATGACAGAAACTCAAAGGAGAAAATCAGAgaaaaggggagagagaggcGTGTATGTAGTCTGATTTTTTCTCCCCTCTTTTACACGTTAATTCCCCCTTTCCTAAGCCTAcaaaatctcctaaaaatattctaaataataatatccaaatctgactaattaaggaaaatattaaaaataaaacaaagtcctAATATAACTAGGAAAGTTGTGTTTTTTCAACTGGAATTTTCGTGCACTAGATATAGAAGCTTCTGAAAATAAACTACATCAAGTATTAGAATTTCGGGCAAAGGAACATTCCAGAACGTCAGCAATGCAGGTGTAGCAACTTCAAGCCTGATTTCAACCTTGATTTAGCCAGTatctctcaaaactcaaaaaatgaaagttgTAGAGTTTTTCCTTgtcttgaatcatctcaatcgGATCTTTGATGAGAGAGTTATGCCCAAATTACAAAGCATTGTCAAAACTGTCCAGAATCGCCCAATTAGCTTCGTTTTGCACTTTACGCCTCCATTTGCatcctaaatcaaaatataagaataatgagtACATTTAGGCACCAAATGAGTGTAGAAGACTAAACattaagggagaaaaatatgacattttgCATTCTCATCAATATGCGACACAATTGGAAAGGTCTAAAAATCGACAGGGGCAGTTGACGAGGAGGGTGGACACTTCATAAGGTCCGAGTCCTTATTGATATTTCCCTCCCACTGCGTTAAGACGAACTAATTACAATGGAGAACGGAGGAAAAATCTGGATTAGTTTCAAATACGAAAGATTACCAAACTTTTGTATCTGGTGTGGATGTCTAAACCACAGTGATAAAAATTGCAAATTGTGGATTGATAGTAAAGGAACTCTTACTCCAGATCAACAACAGTTTAACTTCATTCTGAGGGTAGCCCCTTATACATCAGTAGGGAAGGATGTTATTTTCATTCCAGGTTATTATGAGCATAAGAAACCTAAAGCTCATGTTGCGTTTCCGGGTCTTCACTCACAACCAAGCTCATTAGCAGGGAGAGAAAAGAGTGGCGGTCCAGTGGAGGAGCAACCAACAGAGATGGTAACCGAAAAGTGTATTGATGGTATTGATGGCATTAAAGAGAGTGAGGCGTTGGACAATAATAGCGTGGAAGTGGGGGAAGCGTTACATTCGGACCAGGAAACTCAGCCAATTTCATAATCTATCTCAACAATATCTCCTCCAATTAATGCTCCTAATTTTGAGGAAGTAAATATAGAATTCGAGTCTTTAATTCCAAATTCAGTTTCAATGACAAAGTTATTTGAAATACAAATAAGGGAGATTGATGAGGCAGTAATAACATATGGGAATAACTCAAAATTAAAGGAAATACCAACTATATCAATGAATGCACAGACCCACCTCCCAGCTCAGCAATCCGTTTCAGATGAGAAGGAAAGAACACGACAGTTTGGAAGTAGGGCAACACGGGGGGAAAATAATTAACACAGCCACCaccgaaggaaaaaaaaaatagcctaGGGGTCAAGGGGAGGGCAGCGGATAGGTTGgaagtggaaaaaaaattgtgggaagCAAAAAGGGGAGTTTCATCTAGAGTTACCAAGTAAACATAGGCGGGTTTCTAAAGATGAGAGTGAGTCTTTATTCAATGGTGGAGGTTAAGAATTAGCCCCACCAATCACAATGAGTTCCTTAATATGGAACTGTCATGGGCTTGGGAACCCATGTACAAGGAACGAGCTTGTTGAAATTGTGCGGGCAAAAGATCCCTCTGTCATGTTCTTAGCCGCAACATGGGCAGATGAAGCAAGGCTAAAAGATGTGAAAAGGaaaattcaatttgaaaatttgtttgtatCACCAAAAACTAATAGAGGAGGCGGGTTAGATATGTTGCGGAGGGGGTCAATTGATCTTTCAGTGGAGGGTTTTGATAAGAACCACATCGATACCATCctcaataaaaacaaagaaaatgagtGGCGATTCACCGGTTTCTATGGTGAACCTGACACACAGAAGCGAATTGAATCTTGGGACCTACTTAGAAGTTTAAACCATAAATTCAGAGTGCCATGGTTATGTGCGGGGGATTTTAATGAGTTGGTTCGAAGTGAAGAAAAATTGGGTGGAAACAGAAGAAGTCATAACCAGATGCAACTCTTCCAGGATGCAATTAATGCATGTGGTTTTATTGATCTTGGGTATTCATGCTCTAAATTCACATAGAGCAAACACTACAATAATGGTTACTCGATATGGGAGAGGCTAGATAGAGCTCTATGCACATCAGAGTGGCTCACTCAATTTGCTGGTATAAAGGTCAGCCACCTTACATGCACTACAGCAGATCATTCTCCTCTCTTGATCACTCTAAGTCATATACCACCCCCTCCCATGTCAAGGCCTTTCCAACTTGAAGAAATGTGGTTGTCAGATAAAGGTATGGACGGGTAGTTGAAGCAGTATGGAGAAATACTTTCTCCAATGAGGCCGAAACTCATGTGATGAAAAAAACTGTAAAGTGTGGAACTAAACTCACCCAAATGAGCCGGAAAAACTTTGGACATGTTAGAAGGGAACTTgtggagaaaagaaaatggttggCTAAGGCAGAATTGGAGGCAAGGCAGATTGGCATTAATTTTCGGGTTAGAGAGCTGAAATTGGAGATAAATGAGTTATTGGTCAAGGAAACTAAAATGTGGAGGCAGTGCGCAAAATCATTCTGGTTGGTGGAGGgagatataaactcaaaatatttCCATAACCGGGCTACCCAAAGGTATCGACGAAACTGGATTTTGGGAATACAAAACTCTTTAGGGGGATGGGTTAATCACCCTAATGAAATTGCCGAATCTTTCACTAAATTTTATCAACAATTTTTTGCCTCTTCAAATCCAATCTTGGCAGATACAGCCTTGAATCACATGGAAAGGGTGGTTACCGATGATATGAATGCAATGCTGTCACAAGAGTTCATGGAATGGGAGGTAGAAGCAGCACTCAAACAAATGGCTCCTCTAAAAGCTCCTAGCCCCGATGGTATGCTTCctcttttttatcaaatttattgGATTCTTATAGGTGATCATGTCTCTAAAACAATACTGTCCTTGTTAAATTCTGCCACTATATCCCACCCCCTAAATCACACCTTTATAACTCTAATCCCAAACATAAATAACCTTGTTGCAGTCTCTGATTACCGTCCTATTAGCCTTTGCAACGTTCTTTACAAAAAATTGTCAAAGGTACTTGCcaataggttaaaaaaaattctaccatCCATTATAACTGAACACCAAAGTGCTTTCACTAAACACTACTTGATTTTGGATAATATTCTCGTTGCTTTTGAAACTTTGCAAAGGATGAATATCCATAAATCTAGCAAATCAGGTTATATGGCGGTAAAATTGGATATGAGTAAGGCCTATGATAGAGTGGAGTGGATTTTTTTGGAGGAAGTGATGAGAAAGATGGACTTTAATGAACAATGGATTGCTCTTATGATGGCTTGTGTCAAAATAGTTTCATATTTGATGCTAGTAAATGGGGAACCAAAGGGATTGATTCATCCTTCAAGGGGAATTCGCCAAGGCGACCCCTTATCCccctttctatttttattatgcacgGAAAGACTCAATAGTCTTATATTGAAGGCAGAAAATGAAAGCTCTATCCACGGATTTGCCTTAAGCAAAAGAGGTCCAAAACTAATCCATCTGCTCTTTACGgatgatatcttattattttgcAGGTCTAGCAGAAATGAATGCCAAAAAGTGTTGGACATTTTGGCTTCCTATGAAAGTTTGTCggggcaaaaaataaattgacgcAAAACTTCCATCTTTTTCAGTAAATCCACCACCGAGGCCATGAGGATAGAAATGAAGGAAGATTTGGGGGTTCCTGAAATTCTGCATTACGACAAATATTTGGGCTTACCCTCACTAGTTGGGAGACACAAAAAGGCGAGTTTTGACTATATTAAAGGGAGGGTTTGGAGAAAGCTACAAGGTTGG is a genomic window containing:
- the LOC142632542 gene encoding uncharacterized protein LOC142632542, whose amino-acid sequence is MSSLIWNCHGLGNPCTRNELVEIVRAKDPSVMFLAATWADEARLKDVKRKIQFENLFVSPKTNRGGGLDMLRRGSIDLSVEGFDKNHIDTILNKNKENEWRFTGFYGEPDTQKRIESWDLLRSLNHKFRVPWLCAGDFNELVRSEEKLGGNRRSHNQMQLFQDAINACGFIDLGYSCSKFT